The following proteins come from a genomic window of Vallitaleaceae bacterium 9-2:
- a CDS encoding copper-translocating P-type ATPase produces the protein MNQHSHENQDNHHNHHQMMINDFKKRFYISLIVTVPVLILSPMIQEWTNITLDFKGSQYLLLGLATFIYFYGGWPFLKGLFSELKEKNPGMMTLIAMAISVAYFYSSATTLGLDGKDFFWELATLIDIMLLGHWIEMKSVLSASKALDKLAELMPDTAHRMDNGNITDVKVNTLKPDDKILVKPGEKVPADGIIAKGTSYINESMLTGESKPIEKNKGDKVIGGSLNGDGALEVDVQGTGDDSYLSKVIAMVTSAQKSKSRTQNLADKAAFWLTIVALTIGFVTLIIWYMLTKDFTYAIARMATVMVITCPHALGLAMPLVVASSTAQAAESGLLIRNRTQFENARKIDTVVFDKTGTLTYGDFKVNFIEVFDENYSKERVITLAATLEHHSEHPIAKGIIEKFNAMELTYLESQDFQAIKGKGIEGTIEGHQVMVVSPGYLEENNLTLPKELPDQGVSTNVFLLVDENIIAALGLADGIREESYAAIKRLKGEGIKTWMLTGDNDATAKKVSEELGLDGYFAQVLPEQKQEKIKELQAQGRFIAMTGDGVNDAPALAQADVGIAIGSGTDVAAETADIILVNSNPEDVAILIDFGQATYRKMIQNLIWATGYNIVAIPLAAGVLSSVGIVISPAIGAVFMSLSTVIVAINAKLLKLK, from the coding sequence ATGAACCAACACAGCCATGAGAACCAAGATAACCATCATAATCATCATCAGATGATGATTAATGATTTCAAAAAACGTTTTTACATATCTCTTATTGTCACAGTTCCGGTATTAATTTTATCGCCGATGATTCAGGAATGGACAAATATAACACTAGATTTTAAGGGAAGTCAATACCTATTGCTGGGACTTGCGACCTTTATATATTTTTATGGTGGATGGCCATTTTTAAAAGGCTTGTTTAGTGAACTCAAAGAGAAGAATCCTGGTATGATGACATTAATAGCCATGGCTATTTCAGTTGCCTATTTTTATAGTAGCGCAACAACGTTGGGACTTGATGGAAAGGATTTTTTCTGGGAACTAGCAACGCTTATTGATATTATGCTTCTTGGACACTGGATAGAGATGAAATCAGTTTTAAGTGCTTCAAAAGCACTAGATAAACTTGCAGAATTAATGCCGGATACGGCACATCGGATGGATAATGGAAATATTACAGATGTTAAAGTCAATACACTAAAACCGGATGACAAAATTCTTGTCAAGCCAGGAGAAAAAGTTCCCGCTGATGGTATTATTGCAAAGGGAACAAGTTATATAAACGAATCTATGTTAACAGGAGAATCAAAACCTATTGAAAAAAACAAAGGGGACAAAGTCATCGGAGGTTCATTAAATGGAGATGGTGCATTAGAGGTTGATGTCCAAGGTACAGGGGATGACTCCTATCTATCCAAAGTAATTGCTATGGTGACAAGTGCCCAAAAATCAAAGTCCAGAACACAAAACTTGGCGGATAAAGCAGCTTTTTGGTTAACAATCGTTGCACTTACTATTGGATTTGTAACGCTAATTATTTGGTATATGCTAACCAAGGATTTTACATATGCCATCGCTCGAATGGCCACCGTTATGGTCATTACCTGTCCCCATGCACTTGGGTTAGCAATGCCGCTAGTTGTAGCTAGTTCCACAGCGCAAGCAGCTGAAAGCGGACTTTTGATTCGTAATCGAACACAATTTGAGAATGCCCGTAAGATTGATACTGTAGTTTTTGATAAAACGGGTACATTGACCTATGGTGACTTTAAAGTAAACTTTATTGAAGTATTTGATGAAAACTATTCAAAAGAGCGGGTTATTACTTTGGCTGCAACACTGGAACATCATTCTGAGCATCCTATTGCGAAAGGAATTATCGAAAAATTTAATGCGATGGAATTGACCTACCTAGAAAGTCAAGATTTTCAAGCGATTAAAGGCAAAGGTATTGAAGGTACTATTGAAGGTCATCAAGTGATGGTGGTTAGTCCTGGGTACTTGGAAGAGAATAATCTGACTCTTCCAAAAGAGCTTCCTGATCAAGGCGTATCTACAAATGTTTTTTTGCTAGTCGATGAGAATATAATTGCGGCGCTTGGGTTGGCAGATGGGATACGAGAAGAATCTTATGCAGCGATTAAGCGGCTAAAAGGTGAAGGTATAAAGACATGGATGTTGACTGGAGATAACGACGCAACTGCAAAAAAAGTTTCTGAAGAATTAGGACTTGATGGATATTTTGCCCAGGTCCTTCCCGAACAAAAACAAGAGAAGATTAAAGAGCTTCAGGCACAGGGACGCTTTATAGCTATGACAGGTGACGGGGTTAATGATGCACCGGCGCTGGCGCAAGCGGATGTTGGCATTGCCATTGGTTCCGGAACAGATGTGGCTGCAGAAACAGCAGATATTATTTTGGTAAATTCCAATCCCGAAGATGTAGCTATATTAATTGACTTTGGACAGGCGACTTATCGCAAAATGATACAAAACCTTATTTGGGCGACGGGATATAATATTGTGGCTATTCCTTTGGCCGCAGGAGTATTATCAAGTGTTGGGATTGTTATTTCGCCTGCGATTGGTGCAGTCTTTATGTCTTTAAGTACTGTCATTGTGGCGATTAATGCAAAATTATTGAAGTTAAAATAA
- the rplU gene encoding 50S ribosomal protein L21 — protein MYAIITTGGKQYKVVEGEAVRVEKLELNEGDAVTFDQVLLVSNDGDAKVGSPYVANATVTGTVKANGKAKKITVFKYKPKKHYSKKQGHRQPYTEVVIDKINA, from the coding sequence ATGTACGCAATTATTACTACAGGTGGAAAACAATACAAAGTTGTTGAAGGCGAAGCAGTCCGTGTAGAAAAGTTAGAGCTTAACGAAGGTGACGCAGTGACTTTTGATCAAGTTTTACTTGTATCTAACGATGGAGATGCTAAAGTTGGAAGTCCATACGTTGCAAATGCAACTGTAACAGGAACTGTAAAAGCTAACGGTAAAGCAAAAAAAATTACTGTTTTCAAATACAAGCCTAAAAAACACTACAGTAAAAAACAAGGTCATAGACAACCATATACTGAAGTTGTTATTGACAAGATCAACGCATAG
- the obgE gene encoding GTPase ObgE: protein MFVDQAKVNIQSGKGGDGCVSFRREKYIPNGGPDGGDGGKGGDVILEVDENMNTLFDYRHVKHYKAQNGQPGMGSNCHGKNGEDLILKLPKGTVVKEAETGKVICDMTKENSRVVLLNGGRGGKGNQHFATPTMQIPKYAQPGQKAKELWVTFELKSIADVGLVGFPNVGKSTLLSRVSNAKPKIANYHFTTLNPNLGVVELYGDSFVIADIPGIIEGASEGIGLGHEFLKHVERTKVLLHVVDVASTEGRNPIEDIELILNELKAYNPKLLDKPQIIAANKIDAMFDEENLIALQEHFKPQNIDVLPISGVTGAGMKELLTQLHKMLQDLPKETFEYAPEFTFDDTPEYEEPIQVFINEDGNYAVEGRKIERMLGYTNLEDEKGFMFFQNFLKENNILDKLEELGIEEGDTVVMYNLQFDYYK, encoded by the coding sequence ATATTTGTAGATCAAGCAAAAGTAAACATACAAAGTGGAAAAGGTGGCGATGGTTGTGTAAGCTTTCGTCGAGAAAAGTATATCCCTAATGGCGGTCCTGATGGTGGAGATGGCGGAAAAGGCGGAGACGTTATTTTAGAAGTCGATGAGAATATGAATACGCTCTTTGACTATCGTCATGTCAAGCACTATAAAGCTCAAAATGGTCAACCAGGTATGGGAAGCAATTGTCATGGAAAAAATGGTGAAGACCTAATCTTGAAATTACCCAAAGGAACAGTGGTAAAAGAAGCAGAGACAGGAAAAGTTATCTGTGATATGACAAAAGAAAATTCAAGAGTTGTTTTATTAAATGGTGGTCGTGGCGGAAAAGGGAATCAACACTTTGCTACACCAACCATGCAAATTCCAAAATATGCACAACCGGGACAAAAGGCTAAAGAATTGTGGGTTACTTTTGAATTAAAATCCATTGCAGATGTAGGCTTAGTCGGGTTTCCTAATGTCGGAAAATCCACATTGTTATCCAGAGTATCCAATGCAAAGCCCAAAATTGCTAACTATCATTTTACAACCTTAAATCCTAATTTAGGTGTTGTTGAGTTATATGGAGATAGTTTTGTTATTGCCGATATTCCTGGAATTATTGAAGGTGCTTCAGAAGGTATCGGTTTGGGGCATGAATTTTTAAAACATGTTGAACGGACAAAAGTTTTGCTACATGTGGTTGATGTAGCCTCAACGGAAGGTCGCAATCCGATAGAAGATATTGAATTAATACTTAATGAACTCAAGGCATATAACCCTAAACTCTTAGATAAGCCTCAAATTATTGCAGCAAATAAGATTGATGCAATGTTTGATGAAGAGAACTTAATCGCATTACAAGAGCATTTTAAACCCCAAAACATTGATGTATTACCTATTAGTGGGGTAACGGGGGCAGGAATGAAAGAGCTGTTAACCCAGCTACATAAGATGCTCCAAGACCTTCCAAAAGAAACCTTTGAATATGCGCCTGAATTCACCTTTGATGATACACCTGAATATGAAGAGCCTATTCAAGTATTTATCAATGAAGATGGCAATTATGCAGTGGAAGGGCGAAAAATTGAACGTATGTTAGGATACACAAATCTAGAAGATGAAAAAGGATTTATGTTTTTTCAAAATTTCTTGAAAGAAAATAATATTCTTGATAAACTAGAAGAACTAGGGATTGAAGAAGGGGATACGGTTGTTATGTATAATCTCCAATTCGATTATTATAAATAA
- the rpmA gene encoding 50S ribosomal protein L27, with the protein MLKMNLQLFAHKKGVGSTKNGRDSESKRLGAKRADGQFVKAGNILFRQRGTKIHPGENVGRGGDDTLFALVDGVVRFERKGRDKKQCSVYPKAQ; encoded by the coding sequence ATGTTAAAAATGAATCTTCAATTATTCGCCCACAAAAAAGGGGTTGGATCAACAAAGAACGGTAGAGATTCTGAATCAAAAAGATTAGGTGCTAAGCGTGCTGACGGACAATTTGTTAAAGCCGGTAACATTCTTTTCAGACAACGTGGAACTAAAATTCATCCAGGTGAAAACGTAGGACGCGGTGGAGATGACACATTATTTGCTTTAGTTGATGGTGTTGTTCGTTTTGAAAGAAAAGGTCGCGATAAGAAGCAATGTTCTGTATATCCTAAAGCGCAATAG
- the lexA gene encoding transcriptional repressor LexA — translation MADTLSDKQRRILDFIRNEQLNKGYPPSVREICEAVGLKSTSTVHGHLERLEKKGYIRRDPTKPRAIEIMEDGFTPIRHEMINIPIVGKVAAGEPLLAIEHIEDYFPIPADYISGNDENLFMVQVQGDSMINAGIFNDDMLIVRQQEVADNRDIVVALLDDSVTVKTFYKEKNIIRLQPENDSMAPIYVHDVKILGKVVGLYRNY, via the coding sequence ATGGCAGATACATTAAGTGATAAACAACGCCGTATATTAGATTTTATACGCAACGAACAATTAAATAAAGGCTACCCGCCATCCGTACGAGAAATATGTGAGGCCGTTGGCTTAAAATCAACTTCAACGGTACATGGACATCTAGAACGTCTTGAAAAAAAAGGGTATATTCGCCGTGATCCTACAAAGCCAAGAGCGATTGAAATTATGGAAGATGGGTTTACCCCCATTCGCCATGAGATGATTAATATTCCCATCGTTGGAAAAGTGGCTGCAGGTGAACCGTTATTAGCCATTGAACATATTGAAGATTATTTTCCAATTCCTGCAGATTATATCTCCGGAAATGATGAAAACCTATTTATGGTTCAAGTTCAAGGAGACAGTATGATTAATGCTGGGATTTTTAATGATGATATGCTTATTGTCCGCCAACAAGAGGTTGCAGATAATCGCGATATTGTTGTGGCTCTTTTAGATGATTCTGTGACTGTAAAAACATTCTACAAAGAAAAGAATATCATACGCTTACAACCAGAAAACGATTCCATGGCACCAATATATGTCCATGATGTCAAGATTCTTGGAAAAGTTGTTGGGCTATACCGTAATTATTAA
- the yqeK gene encoding bis(5'-nucleosyl)-tetraphosphatase (symmetrical) YqeK, which yields MQINHQYKNLREKIIQRLEKKQSQKRFKHTLNVEKTAVELAAIYGVDHERVSLAALLHDYAKNYSTEKKEQLCQKYAIALSELEHENMDLAHSKLGAAIAKEKYHIEDEDILNAILFHTTGRPHMSLIEKIIYISDFIEPGRKEFPGLVKARKLAYEDIDKSLIKVLLLSINHLVDQEKPIDPVTEQAYEYYYQRYNEKVV from the coding sequence ATGCAAATAAATCATCAATATAAAAACTTGCGAGAAAAAATAATTCAAAGACTAGAGAAAAAACAGTCCCAAAAACGCTTTAAACATACATTGAATGTTGAAAAGACAGCGGTTGAGTTGGCTGCCATTTACGGGGTGGATCATGAGAGGGTTTCTTTAGCCGCATTATTGCATGACTATGCAAAAAACTACTCAACGGAAAAAAAAGAGCAACTGTGCCAAAAATACGCAATTGCTTTATCAGAGCTTGAACATGAAAATATGGATTTAGCACACTCAAAACTCGGAGCTGCAATTGCTAAGGAAAAGTATCATATTGAGGATGAGGATATTCTCAATGCGATTTTATTCCATACGACAGGGCGGCCCCATATGTCTCTTATTGAAAAAATCATCTACATATCTGACTTTATTGAGCCTGGACGTAAAGAATTTCCTGGACTTGTTAAAGCAAGAAAACTCGCATATGAAGATATTGATAAAAGCCTTATTAAGGTTTTGTTATTATCAATTAATCATTTGGTGGATCAGGAAAAACCTATTGATCCAGTAACAGAGCAAGCTTATGAATATTATTATCAACGATATAATGAAAAAGTTGTATAG
- a CDS encoding LacI family DNA-binding transcriptional regulator: MTLKEIAKIAGVSQAAVSIVLNNKKGVGEATRASVTQLLEQYGYQVNKPVEKNNILFIKYCTTGFIVEENAGFVSVIMDSIEQECRNKNYNLNVLNSNNLNTTFESIPFEDYEGIIILGTELDTKGYTSLETLKTPYVVIDNEIPNINCNAVTLNNQETVFHAISYLKSLGGKRIAYFRSNYPCHNFNERKKAFYEAVSNLGLDMTMEYDIAPTLLGAYEHMKQYLDQKSLDADCVFADNDTIALGAIKALVEYGYKIPQDVSIIGFDDIPYAAIASPTLTTMNINKKLIGELAMDLLQKTIQNKDYRNIKTYVSGTLVKRDSTVNA; this comes from the coding sequence ATGACATTAAAAGAAATTGCAAAAATAGCAGGGGTCTCTCAAGCAGCTGTATCCATCGTTTTAAATAACAAAAAAGGTGTAGGGGAAGCCACAAGGGCATCGGTAACACAACTACTTGAACAATATGGTTATCAAGTCAATAAGCCGGTGGAAAAAAATAATATTCTCTTTATCAAATATTGTACTACCGGCTTTATTGTTGAAGAAAATGCCGGGTTTGTCTCCGTAATTATGGATTCTATTGAACAAGAGTGCCGAAACAAGAACTATAATTTGAATGTGTTAAATTCCAATAATCTTAATACTACATTTGAATCCATCCCGTTTGAAGATTATGAAGGTATTATCATTCTAGGCACAGAACTTGACACAAAAGGGTATACATCTCTAGAAACACTAAAAACACCTTATGTGGTTATCGATAATGAAATCCCTAACATCAACTGTAATGCAGTGACTCTCAACAATCAAGAAACTGTTTTTCATGCTATTAGCTACTTAAAAAGCCTTGGCGGCAAACGTATCGCTTATTTTAGAAGCAATTATCCATGTCATAATTTTAACGAACGTAAAAAAGCCTTTTATGAGGCTGTAAGTAATTTGGGTCTGGATATGACCATGGAATATGATATTGCACCCACATTATTAGGCGCTTATGAGCATATGAAACAATATCTTGACCAAAAGAGCTTAGACGCCGATTGTGTATTTGCAGATAATGATACAATTGCCTTAGGAGCCATTAAAGCCTTAGTCGAATATGGTTATAAAATTCCTCAAGATGTAAGCATTATTGGATTTGATGACATACCATATGCAGCGATTGCGTCGCCAACATTAACTACAATGAACATCAATAAAAAACTCATTGGCGAACTTGCCATGGATCTGTTACAAAAAACCATTCAGAATAAAGATTATCGGAATATAAAAACATATGTATCTGGAACACTTGTAAAGAGAGATAGTACAGTCAATGCATAG
- a CDS encoding DUF302 domain-containing protein: MDIIYEKDTDKSLDDALKALKASLKDQGFGVLWELNFKDKLQEKGLDFEDPFVVLEVCNPKKAKEVLEKNIHVGYVLPCKMVVRRDKNTTYIGMLRPERLMALFDEETLTSVAQNVEASLMKAIEASI; encoded by the coding sequence ATGGATATAATTTATGAAAAAGATACAGATAAATCTTTAGATGATGCACTAAAGGCATTAAAAGCCAGCTTAAAAGATCAAGGGTTTGGCGTCCTATGGGAATTAAATTTTAAAGATAAGTTACAGGAAAAAGGGCTGGATTTTGAAGATCCCTTTGTTGTGCTCGAAGTATGTAACCCTAAAAAAGCAAAAGAAGTGTTAGAGAAAAATATACATGTTGGATATGTATTGCCTTGTAAAATGGTCGTTCGACGCGATAAAAACACCACATATATTGGTATGTTGCGGCCTGAGCGCTTAATGGCTCTATTTGATGAAGAGACATTAACATCTGTTGCACAAAATGTTGAAGCTTCATTAATGAAAGCCATTGAAGCGTCTATTTAA
- a CDS encoding tyrosine-type recombinase/integrase produces the protein MANYHEQSLHNDTLKLRRLIQKLPPFTFEFFRGIEHTTSSKTRIAYAYDLNVFFTFITTQLQEFKDISIQTFPVKRLEDVTPDHIEYYLDYLSYYNDTSSSTNDSSLPERSNKERAKLRKLASLRSFYNYYYKKQKITFNPVVLVDLPKIHEKHIIRLEANEVADFLDIVESGDALTKKEKQYHKKTKTRDLALITLLLGTGLRVSECVGLNIADIDFSKNGLRIIRKGGNEVIIYFGDEVADALKDYLQERKKIIPNSGHEDALFLSLQDRRLSVRSVQNLVKKYSKLVTSLKNISPHKLRSTYGTALYQETGDIYLVADVLGHQDVNTTKKHYAAIEDERRRKAAKSVILRREKSSDKS, from the coding sequence ATGGCTAATTATCATGAACAATCTCTACATAATGATACCCTTAAATTGCGACGTCTAATACAAAAACTACCGCCATTTACATTTGAATTTTTCCGTGGTATTGAACATACAACCAGTTCTAAAACTCGTATTGCATATGCTTATGATTTGAATGTGTTTTTTACATTTATAACTACTCAGTTACAGGAATTTAAGGATATATCGATTCAGACCTTTCCCGTCAAACGCCTTGAAGATGTGACACCAGATCATATTGAATATTACCTGGACTATCTCTCCTACTATAATGATACGTCCTCCTCCACCAACGACTCCTCTTTACCGGAAAGAAGCAATAAAGAGCGGGCTAAATTACGCAAATTAGCCTCTTTAAGAAGTTTTTACAACTATTACTATAAGAAGCAAAAAATAACCTTTAATCCGGTCGTTCTGGTGGACTTACCCAAGATTCACGAGAAGCATATCATTCGTTTAGAAGCTAATGAAGTTGCAGACTTTTTAGATATTGTTGAATCCGGTGATGCTTTAACCAAAAAAGAAAAACAGTATCATAAAAAGACTAAAACTAGAGATTTAGCGTTGATTACCCTTCTTTTAGGCACCGGTCTTCGTGTTAGCGAATGCGTCGGTCTTAATATTGCTGATATTGATTTTTCTAAAAATGGTCTACGAATTATACGAAAAGGTGGTAATGAAGTCATCATTTACTTTGGTGATGAAGTTGCTGACGCATTAAAAGATTACCTTCAAGAACGCAAAAAAATCATCCCAAACTCCGGTCATGAGGACGCTTTATTCCTGTCATTGCAAGATCGGCGCCTAAGCGTTCGCAGTGTACAGAATTTGGTCAAAAAGTATTCCAAACTAGTAACGTCCTTAAAAAATATCTCTCCCCATAAATTACGCTCCACCTATGGTACCGCCTTGTACCAAGAGACCGGAGATATATACCTTGTCGCCGATGTTCTGGGGCATCAAGACGTTAATACAACGAAAAAACACTATGCAGCCATTGAAGATGAACGCCGTAGAAAAGCAGCTAAATCCGTTATCTTACGCCGAGAAAAGTCTTCCGACAAATCATAA
- a CDS encoding FBP domain-containing protein translates to MKAFIKKEQYNAINKHMKELASVLKFCPDTQVVESNKLHCELQIFNLFEDLDDQQMKQLELISIDSVKKIENYLANLDEYVYGMDGTTPMQLKKLFKKEKHLKLPSDEILTTRKVYLGWQDTSNKKLYMAYYHHNTLLGMACKIQPAKPTAANICKLCNHVGGSSEVAFVSPVCKSSSDGYRSIGFYACLDSQKCNERITSTTNLVNLFLKVTD, encoded by the coding sequence ATGAAAGCTTTTATAAAAAAAGAACAATATAATGCAATTAATAAACATATGAAGGAACTTGCTTCGGTTTTAAAGTTTTGTCCAGATACACAGGTTGTTGAGTCCAACAAACTTCATTGCGAACTTCAGATTTTTAATTTGTTTGAAGACTTGGATGATCAACAGATGAAACAATTGGAGTTAATATCGATAGATAGTGTTAAAAAAATCGAAAACTATTTAGCAAATCTCGATGAATATGTCTATGGTATGGATGGAACCACACCGATGCAGCTTAAGAAGTTATTTAAAAAGGAAAAACATCTTAAGTTGCCTTCAGATGAGATATTAACGACTCGAAAGGTATATCTGGGATGGCAAGATACTTCGAATAAAAAATTATATATGGCTTATTATCATCACAATACACTATTAGGAATGGCCTGTAAGATCCAGCCAGCTAAGCCGACGGCTGCCAATATATGTAAGTTATGCAATCACGTTGGTGGAAGCAGTGAAGTAGCTTTTGTTTCACCTGTATGCAAAAGCTCAAGTGATGGTTATCGCTCCATTGGGTTTTATGCATGTCTAGATAGCCAAAAGTGCAATGAGCGTATTACATCTACAACCAATCTGGTGAACCTATTTTTAAAAGTAACAGATTAA
- the nadD gene encoding nicotinate (nicotinamide) nucleotide adenylyltransferase: MNKRIVIVGGTFNPIHNGHILALHALYDSGHFDEIWLMPSGTPPFKKNEKQSKAHRLQMCRLIQQELEFVKVSELEIVSDDVAYTYKTWTQLSRNHPEDTFYWMIGDDHVFHIEQWKHSQDLLRDVSLVLVNRGGYDPKAVDKQCAYLKETYHAQILQVSMPKIEISSTRIRERVCNQQSIVGYTPQSIIDYIEQHNLYGGNPCK; encoded by the coding sequence ATGAATAAAAGGATTGTGATAGTCGGAGGAACATTTAACCCGATCCATAACGGGCATATTCTTGCGTTGCACGCATTATATGACTCGGGACATTTTGATGAAATCTGGTTAATGCCTTCAGGGACACCTCCCTTTAAAAAAAATGAAAAACAGAGTAAGGCACATCGACTGCAGATGTGTCGCTTAATTCAACAAGAATTGGAGTTTGTCAAAGTTTCTGAGTTGGAAATTGTCTCGGATGATGTTGCATATACTTATAAAACGTGGACACAACTAAGCCGGAATCATCCGGAGGATACTTTCTATTGGATGATTGGCGATGACCATGTGTTTCATATTGAACAATGGAAACACAGTCAGGACCTTCTAAGGGACGTTTCGCTAGTGCTTGTTAACCGTGGAGGTTATGATCCAAAAGCCGTTGATAAGCAATGCGCATACTTAAAGGAGACATATCATGCCCAGATTCTGCAGGTGTCTATGCCAAAAATCGAGATATCTTCGACGCGAATCCGAGAACGCGTTTGTAATCAGCAATCTATTGTTGGCTACACGCCGCAAAGTATAATTGATTATATTGAGCAACATAATTTATATGGAGGAAACCCATGCAAATAA
- the rsfS gene encoding ribosome silencing factor — protein sequence MNEFLKSAVKAIEDKQGQDIRVIDIRDVSVLADYFIIAHGKNTPQIQAIVEHIDFVLSKQGHEPLSVEGGRNGGWNLLDYGHTIIHIFGVQERLFYDLERLWVDGKPVVIEE from the coding sequence ATGAATGAATTTTTAAAAAGTGCTGTAAAAGCTATTGAAGATAAGCAAGGTCAAGATATTCGTGTCATTGATATTCGTGATGTGTCGGTTCTTGCGGACTATTTTATTATTGCGCATGGGAAAAACACACCACAAATTCAAGCAATTGTTGAACATATTGACTTTGTGTTGAGTAAACAAGGGCATGAACCTTTAAGTGTAGAAGGTGGACGTAATGGCGGCTGGAATTTGTTGGATTACGGTCACACAATCATTCACATTTTTGGTGTGCAAGAGCGATTGTTTTATGACTTGGAACGATTGTGGGTTGATGGTAAACCTGTAGTTATCGAAGAGTAG
- a CDS encoding ribosomal-processing cysteine protease Prp: protein MIKVTIYKTKAKVCGYEISGHAGYAVTGKDIVCAAVSVLGINTVNAIEAYTNAKVLTDVDESGYLKVMLLDTIDDKAQVLLDAFSLGVQEIYNDYGKTYIHVEFEEV from the coding sequence ATGATTAAAGTAACGATTTATAAAACTAAAGCCAAAGTGTGCGGTTATGAAATATCTGGTCACGCAGGCTATGCAGTTACAGGAAAAGATATTGTATGTGCTGCTGTATCTGTATTAGGAATTAATACAGTGAATGCCATTGAAGCGTATACGAATGCCAAAGTATTGACAGATGTCGATGAATCCGGCTATTTAAAAGTGATGCTTCTAGATACAATAGATGATAAGGCCCAAGTGTTGCTTGATGCATTTTCGCTTGGTGTTCAAGAGATTTATAATGATTATGGTAAGACATATATACATGTTGAATTCGAGGAGGTGTAA
- a CDS encoding LysM peptidoglycan-binding domain-containing protein, whose translation MNRRIAKKRQRIQLTVILSIILLSLLILMLMRLFSNTILAAPDIEQTYISVQIQKNDTLWGLATTYNCLEYYTHEEYIEQVIKINDLKTETLYTGSRLTLPVTPSYTAMKSD comes from the coding sequence ATGAATAGACGAATAGCCAAAAAACGACAGAGAATACAACTAACAGTGATCCTTAGCATAATACTACTGAGTCTCCTTATCCTAATGCTTATGCGCTTATTTAGCAACACAATCCTTGCAGCACCGGATATCGAGCAGACATATATAAGTGTTCAGATTCAAAAGAATGATACATTGTGGGGATTGGCAACAACCTATAATTGCTTGGAGTATTATACGCATGAAGAATATATAGAACAAGTCATTAAGATTAATGATTTGAAAACAGAAACATTATATACAGGTTCGCGTTTAACCTTGCCTGTGACTCCAAGTTATACTGCAATGAAGTCTGACTAA
- the yhbY gene encoding ribosome assembly RNA-binding protein YhbY, protein MNSKQRAFLRKEAHHLDSILHIGKNGVTPELTEAVNEALEKRELIKINVLKNCFEEPKDLAELIGERTRSIVVQVMGRRITLYRESQDNKTIELPRK, encoded by the coding sequence ATTAATAGTAAACAACGTGCATTTCTTAGAAAAGAGGCGCATCATCTTGATTCCATACTCCATATTGGTAAAAATGGTGTGACACCAGAATTAACAGAGGCGGTTAATGAAGCATTGGAAAAACGCGAATTAATTAAGATCAATGTTTTAAAAAACTGTTTTGAAGAACCTAAAGATCTTGCAGAACTTATAGGTGAACGTACACGCTCAATTGTAGTTCAGGTTATGGGGCGACGCATCACTTTATATCGTGAATCTCAAGATAATAAAACAATAGAATTACCTAGGAAGTGA